tccctgactaaggcccttctcccccgatcgctcagtttggccgggcggccagctctaggaagagtcctggtggttccaaactccttccatttatggatgacggaggccactgtgctcattgggaccttcaatgctgcagaaatttttctgtacccttccccagatctgtgcctcgatataatcctgtctcggaggtctacagacaattccttggacttcatggcttggtttgtgctctgacatgcactgttaactgtgggaccttatatagacaggtgtgtgcctttccaaatcatgtccaatcaactgaatttatcacaggtggactccagttgtagaaacatctcaaggatgatcagtggaaacaggatgcacctgagctcaattttgagtgtcatggcaaaggctgtgaatacttatgtacatgtgattttttttttttttttcgtttttttttttttttaataaatctgcaaagatttcaaacaaacttctttcatgttgtcattatggggtattgtttgtagaattttgaggaaaataatgaatttaatccattttgaaataaggctgtaacataacaaaatgtggaaaaagtgaagcgctgtgaatactttccggatgcactgtaaatcttATTTAATAAGAAATTCCTACTGAAGCATTCCTCCAGATCTGTaattgtcacttttttttttttttttttaaacccctcGTGAGTTTGCATACCTAAAGACCAGGCTTTGTCCATCCAAAagtgaaaatattttattcagaTGTAACTTAGAAACAAAGGACAATATACAGTTCTTCTTGTAGATATATAGTTAACTGAAgtgcttaaaacaaaaaatagcTTTCAAAAATGTAATGCCACTAAACTAGCACACTTTGTCAAATCTATTGTTCCTTAAAAGCAATTAATGTATCAATCCACATGTAAGACTGTCACAAAAAttatctgcatcacttccgggaaagtcaaagaactctgcgagaaccaacgtcataaaactctcacacagaggagcatctccacctgagaaaacacaccccactgattggggaccataaaatgcaaatcacactcacatctgctctctctctctctctctctctctctctctctctctctctctctctctctctctcaccttaggtcactttaaggacactaaaaactaagttatgacttatcctgttctgtaatgtaaaaggttttctgatcgtacatgtttggtatcattcaagaggtcttagtgcaactggtaaaacggtctcattccctttcagcaaagtcaaatcacaagtaagatttcagaatttaataaaatagagtattctatcaggggcatgcccctgccaagtctcacacagagacctgaaggactgttttctagtatattccttgttaactacaaatctatggtcagagttggcttaattaagctacttcagaagtaacccattagttaagtatgtaaaaggCTAAATGGTAAactgagaatctataatagaacttagccaagtagaattaaacggggATACTAAGGGTAGGACTGAGAATCTGTATCAAACAGAACTTatttgactggggctaaacggtaaaccgagaatctataatagaacttagccaagtagaattaaacgggaatactaaAGGTAGGactgagaatctgtaaaacagaacttaattgactggggctaaacggtaaaccgagaatctattatagaacttagccaaataagactaaacagataaagccgagaacctataaggacttagtctaaaacttactaatatctgaaactgatgaatttgtagttaatgGACCTGTGTCCGGCCGGCActggacccaaataacattgaaataacaaatgcggTCTTGAAGAGAGAATTActcaaattcagagcatagatacatcaacgaggtttttcataattggagtcagatgaaataaagaaaataattaatgataagattaataaaacatggaactcaaatcaaataaagtattatttaatgtcgcgcacgataagacagaacacgcaggagacctttaGCCACGCCactggataccgtccttggaccagtgggtgacttcccccttacacaactttgtttccaagtgaactgaaaaaataaataaatacaagccTGTGTGCTCTGTGCTTTAAGTTGAGTAAATCCAGACAATCATATGAGCTTTTCCAGTTTTGTTTGCAATATGGATCAAACACACTTTGAATAGACTGTAGGTGTTTATGGCCGAGACAACAGCATTTAGAACTATAGTGGCCCACTTTTCCATGAAAGATCACCGCATGTAGATATGACCTGAAATAGATACTGTTCCAGCTAGTTAACATGTCATGTTTTCTGTGAGGACTATTTCAAGATCTAAGCTCTGTTACATATACGTATCCAATAATTTAATAACAGAAACGTTGCACTGTTTAAacaaagcaaatatatatatatatatatatatatatatatatatatattatacccaCTGTGATCCATTGTTGgatgaaaagtgcaaataaatttgTGTGTAGGTGCAAGTTCCGATTGCGCGCATAATTTTAAGAAAGCTTCCATTTTCCGATTCGAGCTATCATACCAGAATAATATTATAGATCATCATCAAAACATGAACAGATGCCAAATGACAACTTACATTGCTTGACGTCTCAGTAAAAACATGAATGGGAAGTATTTTGCCACATTGAGTTTGTGGATGCAGATCCAGCCCGGATGACTTGACGTGGTTGCCATGGAAATGACCTACAGGATGAGCTCATTCAGTGCATGATTGAGCAGCTGTTTCGTCTCTTAAGAGATTGACCAGTAAATTTGAATGTTTACATTGacatatttacacatttgctgtATAATACAGACAACGTAAACATATTTGCCCTGTAAAAAAGTACGGGGGACGAACTTAGGTTTTATTGGAAGTGAGGGGGACACGTCCCCTGCATATTATACGCCCatgcccctgtaccaaaataaacGCACACCCCTGTTCaactgaatatgtaagactaatactataaattggcaagcagatttccttgaatcccagcaaacacacaaaatgctgcatgaaaacttataaacatgtatgattttgcaaatcaggatgtcctaatctgcaggcgcagcattttgctgtgAATTTCAGTGACAgataatgtgaaaataacaaagcaataaatgttttgtacattaaaaatacattacgtTATTTtggtagcatttaaacatgatttaatctattaaaaaatttgtaattacgatacatctccacttaattcagagcacccccactattttcagaagcaccctcagtgattttgatctggaactggACCTGCTGCAGTCTTGTTGCAGTGTGATCACGAGGAAGGGTTACATCAAGATGTAAATTGGAATGCCGGTGCAAAAAACTTATAGCCTGCTCCTCTCACGCTGTTGCTTGCGTGATATTGAAGAATGTATGACgttcaggggcagactggccatcagGAGTACCGGgcgttttcccagtgggccgctgggtaatgtGGGCTGGCCCATTGCTGCGCAAGTACCGGCCCGTCCTACAGGTGacacaggcagctgccctggGCTTCAACATAACTATGTGGACTCGAGTACAGAATTAATAttcaaaaaactattttattttgaaaataattgcATAGAAGTCTATGGTCAAAGTCTACAGTGACTGTAGACAATTAGGTCTCCTGATTGGCTGAGAATCTACAGTCACTGTAGTCTCTGACTGTAGACTACCAATCATATCGTAGAATTCAACAGTAGACTACCAGTCATATCGTAGAATTCGACTGTAGGCTACCAATCACAGAACAGTGATGCTGCAAGCTCTGTTTTCGACAGTTCATTGACCCCTCAACATCAAATGTGAACTTtacagttttaatatttttttaaattaaattggaGAATCATTTTCCTCTTCAGCTAGCAACAAGTGAGTAGTGATTTTTTTCACCTGTATGTTTGTGTCAGTAACAGCAGTGTTCATCAAATTATCTTAAAAAGCCACCAGAAGTTTCAATCCTACATAGatatctgatatatggcaatatgtaaacacatactgtatgtgtaatgtatggttttcactgaCTTAATTCATACACTTGTTCTTTTATTCAAAATACtacatatttcaaattaaactacttaaactgcttcaaagagttctcatcaaaaaatcctccacgtgtagcaatgacagctttgcagatccttggcattctagctgtccgtttttccagatactcaggtgacatttcaccccacacttactgtagcacttgccatagatgtggctgtcttgtcgggcacatctggagactctgatgtacttatcctcttgtttagttgtacatctgggccttccacatctctttctgtccttgttagagccagttgtcctttgtctttgaagactgtggtgtacaccttttgtatgaaatcttcagttttttggcaattttaagcattgcatagccttcattccacaaaacaatgattgactgacgagtttatagagaaagctgtttcttttttgctatttttgacctaatattgaccttaagacatgccagtctattgcataatgtggcaactcaaaaacaaacacaaagacgatgttaagcttcatttaatgaaccagacAGCTTTTAgcagtgttttatataatggcgtgattttttttttagtaccaaatttgcaattagcatgattacacaaggataaggtgttggagtgatggctgctggaaatggggcctgtctagattttatcaaaaattacttttttcaaatagtgatggtgttgtttttttacatcagtcatgtcctgactatactttgtgatcagttgaatgccactttcacatggtgaattaaagtaccaatttccttccgaaacaacaaaatctgtacattattccaaacttttggccgccaatgtatatttattttcccTAACAAAAGTGGAATTTCAATAGGGACATGTATGACTAAATATATGAACTACAATCTTACATGTTCATATTTGTCCATATATCATATTTATGTATGAGATTAAAAACAGTACAGTTAATAATGTTATCATCATTTCAGTTTACCTTGAGATGCCATCCAGCCATCCAGGTTGTAAATCCAAATGCTCCAGGAGGTCGTCAACAGACCATATTGTTGGCGACGAATAAGGCATACAGAGAGATAAAGATGACCTTTCCTTTACCACCCGTGCAGTTGCTGGATGAGTCCTATGCCCTAGCTCATGCTGAAATGCTCCTCCATGCTGACGGGATCCCAGCACCATTACGCCAGCAGTGTCTGGGGAAGCTGGTGGTGCGATTTGGCCAATACTTACATGCCCCATTCCACTGGCTTTTGGAAAATGATGTGGGTTACCTGAAGAAGTAAGTGTTTTTAACCTTATTGTATTAATGTAAGCTTCAATATCATTTTAATAAGATGCTGAAAACAAAAGATATTTATGCGACGCTATGGTTGTTATAAATACATTGattattttcttttcatgtttgcAAAGTTTCTATTCTAATTTGATGCATGTCTGACTGATGGATGTATTTGCTGTGTGGTTGACAAGCACAGAGCAAAACTCTCTAACCCACTTGCAAAAGGGAAAGTGCACAATCAGTGGAAAAAAGATCGTCTGCCAGAGTATGCAGAGAGCTTCTCACAAGTCTCTATAGACCTGGAGGCTAATGTCCATCAGTGTGTGTATGGACAGAAAGGGTTTGAGAATCATACCTCGCAGGAGATGTGCCAATATTCCACCCAGAAGGCCAGGCCTGATGATTTCAGCAGTGGTCAGAGGGATTTGATCCAGAAGGCAGATAGCTGTGTCTGCTGGTGGCTGCATACACCTGTGACCCATATCACCAGTGTACAGATGAAGAGGTTTATGAAGTTCATTTATAACAAGAAAAAGGAGCAAGTAAATTGtctgaaacacacacaacagaatgGTAAATGTATGTTCAAATTACTACTAGTTCAGTAATTGGTTCtctcatgtttaaaaaaaactagtATATCAGAAAGCCTGTAATGAATGACAGATGTGTATgaactttttgtatatttgttatCCAGGAATCAATCTTGGTCACCAATGATCCCTTTTGGCTGGATGACACTATTTATTGGATCAGATCTGAGGAGTCCCCATCCACAGTCGCGCCGCCGAGCACATGTCTGTCTACGATCACGATGAAGACGTCCCTATCCACAGTTGCGCCGCCGAGCACATGTCCATCTACGGTTATGATGAAGATGTCCCCATCCACAGTGACACTGAAGACGTCCCCATCCACAGTGGCACCGTCGAAGCTGTCTCCATCCAAGAAGTCTGTGTCAAAGCTCAAGCACAAGAGTCATGTCACCTCTGCAAAATCATCTCTGAGTGACTCCCCTTTGAGTAATAGTAACTTAAGTAATTAATGTTGGGTTGAGATTATGTATTTTACTGTTTTGACGTGTTCCAGGTTGAGTTGGAGGTTTGGGAGTGTCTGTGGGAAAATCCCAACGACATTCCATCAGCGGACCTTTCCTGGGTGAAGGATGACACAGAAAGATGGCTCTTCACTCCCATTCAGGTGTACCGCAACAACACCGGTGCATTGAAGAGGCGGCGGGTAATAAAATAAGACAGGATGTGGTTTTACCCTCCAGAACCTCCAGGCTACGTTAGTAGTACTGTGCCAACTCCACATCTCTTCTTTCGGAGTTGCATCTTTGTGTGGCAGCCTGTCGGGGTATGGAGATATTCGCTGAAGTGTCCAAATGGCGATGAATGTGTGGGGAAAGGAAAAAACGTTTACCAGTGAGGCTACCACAGCAGGTAATAGTATTTGTTATGTAGCAATGCAACAATTCATTGTTATTGTTATGTAAATACACTCACAGacagatcaaatcaaataaatcacTAGTATTGAACTGGTTTTTATTTTACGTTGCAGGTTTGTCACATTTGTGATGTATCCAGCTGGTATACTATGCTGATGGAGGTCCTATGCTGTGGACAATGTATCAAAGCAGCCAGGAGCAGTGAAGGTAGCAAGATGGGTCGGTGGTTGGCTTGGGATCCTGCTATCCATGGTCAACTCCGTGAAGCTCATCAAGCCATGTTCACTGCCATCCTCACAGACAAGTGAGTACATGCCTTAAAGTAGTAGCACCGGTCACTGTTGGCATATTGATGATCATATTTTACAGGCGTGGTATGGACAATGtggtgtgaatgttttatgggcTCTGTGGGACCAGACTGATGGGAACACCATGATGAAGGTGTGGCGACGGATTCAAGAGAATCACTTTGAGGAGTATCTCCAGAGGAAGAATCTGTACACCGCACCACACTCCTCATGACTCTCATGAAACCCAGGGGGTTCATGTCAGTCTTAAGACACACTTTCGAGGCTCCACCTCCTCCTAGAGAGCTGCCCTCTGCTCGTCTGCTCCACCATGCCTTCCTGCTGGCAGAGGCCAACAATGTGCAGGACTTCAGGAGCCAAGTTCtctacacttttggcactgtgcTAAAAATGGTCTCCACTAAGAAGATGAGTACAaccagtgttgtgtgtaatctgaTTATTGACTTTCAATTACATGTTTGCTATCATATTACTTGGATCACACACATTTCTAaaactgaaaaattttgctttgcaGGTGGTGAAGAAGCTGTCGGGAGAGGGTAAAGACACAGCTGAGTGGATTACCAGCATAGGCAATGAGCATTCCCAGATTGTCTCATTTGTACTTTCCTGTGAAGAGTCCATCGAGTATCTGGAGCTCATGTGCCGTGGAGTAATAGACAGATTCCAGCAGGCCGATCAGTCTGTGCCAAAGATCTTATACGTTGATCGAGGGTGGAGACCGCTGTGGAGACCTTGTTCCAGACATGGGTGGACAATTGTATGGTGGTGTGTCTGGACATATTCCACTGGATCCTTAGGTTTCATGCAGCCATTCTCACTGACAGCCACTCCAAGTATGCGGTGTTCAAGTCTGTGCTAGCAGGAGCAGTGCTAGCCTACAACCACTCAGACTTGGAGCTGCTTATCAAGGCTGTCAGAGCAAAGGACCCGACAGCTTTGAACATGCTCATGAATGAAAACATGGTGCGACTGTGTGTCAAGGGAGCACCATGTTCGGAGAATTACACTTGGGGCTCAGGAGACATTTAGGTTCATCCAGATAGCCATTGGTGAGCTCAAAGGTCCTGCTGGGCTAGATGAAAGTGGAGTTAGCAGGTATATAATTTgatacaaacatgtaaaaaagtttttaataGTACTTCAATATTGGAGGTCAATAACTATATATTCGATATACTATACTGTTAGTACATATTATAAACTAATATTACATACATGTTTTGATTATATATGTATGTGCTATTTATCATGAAGTATGTTAGCACACATAAACTGTCCTTCTAATGTTTACAATGGTTTATTTACAGAAGCCATAGATGAGGTTTGGGAAGGCCAGCAACGTCATCTAGAGTGCCTCCAGCATCCTCCACACATGAACATGTATCGTGTGGCTCATACCACAACCATCAACGGAGTGGACGTTCCTTTTTACAAGTGTGTCTGTGGAAGCAACAGCCTGGAGTGATTCCACAATGTTCTGCCTAATATGATTCCAGGTACAAATTTTGCAAACATGCTGTTccaaatgctaaaataaaatgcCAAACCTGTGATGGCACTCATGATATGATACTGTGTATATCAATGTGATCATTACTTGTGGCAGTTCAATTATTTGTGGCCTTGCAATGATTGTAATGTAGTTTGTCAATCTGACGTCCCCACTGCGAGGCGTGTCCTTATCAAGTTTACCTGCTTAGTGGAACTTGGACTGCAGTTCTGACGCTGTGTTTGGAGGCAAAGGACGACACCACCGAATGTACTCTGTGCCTCTGATGGAACGCCTCAACACCTGCTGCCAGAAGTAGTTTGGAGAAACTGTGTAGGAGAATTTCCACGGCCATTATGATGTCACGTCCAATGAGTTGATTGGGTTGGAGTACCTCTTCAGCCAGAGCACAGGTGTAACTGGTCCCTTCTCCCTTTAGTGACATCATAAATGACAGACCcagtccagaggaggagatgattCAGCCTGGCCAGCGTGACCCAGATGAGGATGATGAGGTGTACCAGAGTGACACAGAGGCAGATGGTGACATGGTGGCTGCCGTCCCAGCCCACATCACCCTGACAACTGATGAGATCACCACGGCTCACCCTCCGGCCTTTGTGCATGATTTTGTTAACCTCAATCAGAATGTAATGCTAGCACAAAGAGGGATTATCACGTTGATGCTGCCATGATTCAGCGAGTCAGGATGGCTAAACGCTACACACCAGCTCAACAAAACATCAGTGCTTCAGCACAACAGGCTGATGTACACGCTGGTGAAACTTCTCTGGTTGTGGTCCCCTCGCAGCACTCAATTGAGCCCTGAAAAAACATCACAAAAGCCTACGAGAGAATCCAGCATTGTATTTTGGTGGAGGTATTCCTTTACTAAAAATCAGCTCCAAGACCATCCGTGATTTCATCCGCAGTCAAGAGAGACTCATCAACTTGCAGTCAACAAAAATGCCATCCACCATATTAAAGACCACATCAATCTCCTCAAAGCATCTACCTCCAGCAGCATGTCAACCATCTGTTCTCCCTCCACCTGACTAATCGCTGATTGAGTACGAACACATTCCGAGCACGGCAGGGACCAAGGTGTTGAAAGAAAGAACGGACATTGTGATGGCAGTTCCAAAGACTCCTACCAGTCAGAACACAGTGAGAAGATCTCTGGTCACTTCCACCATCACCAAAATATTATCTACAGTCACTACTACAACGCAAGTGATTCCAGCCACTTCCACCATCACCAAACCTCTACCCACAATCACGGCAACACAATGATTCTAGCCATTTCCACAACACCTGTGACAATGTGCAGCAGTCAAACTGACACACAGTGCTGACAGTCCTTCAATGTGGGCCAGAGCAACACTgttcaaaagaaaacacacagacaaTCTTACTGATGTTGCAGCCAAACTGGCATGTGTACACAACCTGCCTGTTTGTACATTCTGCAACCAACCAACTC
This is a stretch of genomic DNA from Myxocyprinus asiaticus isolate MX2 ecotype Aquarium Trade chromosome 24, UBuf_Myxa_2, whole genome shotgun sequence. It encodes these proteins:
- the LOC127415331 gene encoding uncharacterized protein LOC127415331 — encoded protein: MEIGALDPDNEKHLICLQNVMVPRLNVDLDLIRQAWDRHPLSSEGNRSPQQLWVSGQLLKTDGPADQFTLRCHPAIQVVNPNAPGGRQQTILLATNKAYREIKMTFPLPPVQLLDESYALAHAEMLLHADGIPAPLRQQCLGKLVVRFGQYLHAPFHWLLENDVGYLKKAKLSNPLAKGKVHNQWKKDRLPEYAESFSQVSIDLEANVHQCVYGQKGFENHTSQEMCQYSTQKARPDDFSSGQRDLIQKADSCVCWWLHTPVTHITSVQMKRFMKFIYNKKKEQVNCLKHTQQNGINLGHQ